One part of the Thermodesulfovibrio sp. 3462-1 genome encodes these proteins:
- the rplB gene encoding 50S ribosomal protein L2: MAIRRCKPTSAGRRFVTYPDFSEITSQEPYKPLTICIKKTRGRNNQGRITSWLKGGGNRKLYRIIDFKRDKHGVPATVVSIEYDPNRSARIALLKYVDGEYRYILAPDGLNVGDKIISGSGVDVKVGNSLPLKEIPLGTMIHNIELYPGGGGKLVRSAGTAAQLMAKEGKYAHIKLPSGEVRLININCFATIGQVSNIDHENVIIGKAGRMRHMGRRPSVRGVAMNPVDHPLGGGEGKSSGGRPACTPWGKPEGVKTRKNKRTDKFIIKRRK, from the coding sequence ATGGCTATAAGAAGATGTAAACCAACATCAGCAGGTAGAAGATTTGTAACATATCCTGATTTTAGTGAGATAACCAGTCAAGAGCCCTATAAACCACTGACAATATGCATTAAAAAGACAAGAGGAAGAAACAATCAGGGCAGAATCACCTCATGGCTTAAAGGTGGAGGCAACAGAAAGCTTTATAGAATTATAGATTTTAAAAGAGACAAACACGGTGTTCCAGCAACAGTTGTAAGCATTGAATATGATCCCAATAGATCAGCCAGAATAGCTCTTTTGAAGTATGTGGATGGTGAATACAGATATATTCTTGCACCAGATGGATTAAATGTCGGAGATAAAATAATAAGTGGCTCAGGCGTTGATGTAAAAGTTGGTAATAGTTTGCCTCTTAAAGAAATACCACTTGGAACAATGATACATAATATTGAGCTTTATCCTGGTGGAGGGGGAAAACTTGTAAGAAGCGCAGGCACAGCAGCACAGCTTATGGCTAAAGAAGGTAAATATGCGCACATTAAGTTACCATCTGGAGAGGTAAGATTGATAAATATCAATTGTTTTGCAACAATAGGGCAGGTAAGTAATATTGATCATGAAAATGTAATAATCGGAAAAGCAGGAAGGATGAGGCACATGGGAAGACGTCCATCAGTCAGGGGTGTTGCAATGAATCCTGTTGATCATCCTCTTGGAGGTGGAGAGGGTAAATCTTCTGGAGGAAGGCCTGCATGCACACCATGGGGTAAACCTGAGGGAGTTAAAACGAGGAAAAATAAAAGAACTGATAAGTTTATAATAAAGAGGCGGAAGTAA
- the rplW gene encoding 50S ribosomal protein L23, with translation MNIYDVIKKPIFTEKALNLKEGQNKIIVEVHTDANKVQIKRAFEEIFKVKVDSVDVINVKPKLKRVGLHFTRTKKIKKAIVTLKPGEKLDLIEGV, from the coding sequence ATGAACATTTATGATGTAATAAAAAAACCTATTTTTACAGAAAAAGCTTTAAATCTTAAAGAAGGACAGAATAAAATCATTGTGGAAGTTCATACCGATGCGAACAAGGTTCAAATTAAGAGGGCTTTTGAAGAAATATTTAAGGTAAAAGTTGATAGCGTTGATGTTATTAATGTTAAACCCAAGTTAAAAAGAGTTGGACTTCATTTTACAAGAACTAAGAAGATAAAAAAAGCGATAGTTACCCTGAAACCAGGGGAAAAATTAGATCTGATAGAGGGTGTATAA
- the rplD gene encoding 50S ribosomal protein L4, with protein MMEIEVRDINNNIVGKKEVPEIVFNNTSDESVVHTAVVAYMANQRQGTHSTKTRAEVSGGGRKPWRQKHTGRARHGSIRSPLWRKGGIVFGPKPRDYYVQLPKQMKDTALFKALTMKYKDNEILLLDNLTIDKIKTRDMVKILKNLQLDGHSVLIALPEKDEKILLSARNIPYVGVVRAEDLNAYHVAMFDRVIFTVEGLDKLLRIKGVC; from the coding sequence ATGATGGAGATTGAGGTAAGAGATATCAATAACAACATAGTTGGAAAAAAGGAAGTTCCAGAGATTGTTTTTAATAATACTTCAGATGAATCTGTTGTTCATACAGCAGTAGTTGCCTATATGGCAAATCAAAGACAGGGTACGCACTCTACTAAAACAAGAGCTGAAGTCTCTGGTGGAGGAAGAAAGCCATGGAGGCAAAAACACACAGGAAGAGCAAGGCATGGTAGTATAAGATCACCTTTATGGAGAAAAGGTGGAATAGTTTTTGGTCCTAAGCCAAGGGATTACTATGTTCAGCTTCCAAAACAAATGAAAGATACGGCTTTATTTAAAGCTTTAACAATGAAATATAAAGACAATGAGATTTTGTTACTTGACAACTTAACTATTGATAAAATAAAAACCAGGGATATGGTAAAAATTTTAAAGAATTTGCAACTGGATGGGCATTCTGTTCTTATAGCTCTTCCAGAAAAAGATGAAAAAATACTTCTTTCAGCAAGGAATATTCCATATGTAGGCGTAGTAAGGGCAGAAGATCTCAATGCTTACCATGTGGCAATGTTTGACAGGGTGATATTTACTGTTGAGGGACTTGATAAGTTGCTTAGAATTAAGGGGGTTTGCTAA
- the rplC gene encoding 50S ribosomal protein L3, which translates to MRGILGRKVGMTQIFDEEGRIVPVTVIEAGPCWVVQVRSKDKDGYEAVQLGFKEVKKEKNIPKPLLGIFKKAGVPPCRVLKEFKMAGFNVGDKVTVEIFSKGDVVSVRGISKGKGFQGVMKRHNFAGGPDSHGSMFNRAPGSIGASSFPSRVWKGKRMAGHMGNERVTVKNLKIVDVIPEQNLLLVKGAVPGGENGILEIWKVEA; encoded by the coding sequence ATGAGAGGAATCTTAGGTAGAAAAGTAGGAATGACTCAAATATTTGATGAAGAAGGCAGGATTGTTCCTGTAACTGTAATAGAAGCAGGACCTTGCTGGGTTGTTCAGGTAAGAAGCAAGGACAAGGACGGTTATGAGGCAGTTCAGCTTGGTTTTAAGGAAGTAAAGAAAGAGAAAAATATACCAAAACCTTTGCTTGGAATTTTTAAAAAAGCAGGAGTTCCTCCTTGCAGAGTTTTAAAGGAATTTAAAATGGCAGGATTTAATGTGGGAGATAAAGTTACTGTAGAGATATTTTCAAAAGGTGATGTGGTAAGTGTGAGAGGAATTTCAAAAGGAAAAGGATTTCAAGGTGTTATGAAAAGGCATAACTTTGCAGGTGGTCCTGACAGTCATGGTTCTATGTTTAACAGGGCTCCTGGCTCTATTGGTGCAAGTTCTTTTCCTTCAAGAGTATGGAAAGGCAAAAGAATGGCTGGTCATATGGGAAATGAAAGAGTTACTGTGAAAAATTTAAAAATTGTTGATGTCATTCCGGAGCAGAATTTACTTCTTGTGAAAGGTGCTGTTCCGGGTGGTGAAAACGGAATATTAGAAATATGGAAGGTAGAGGCATGA
- the rpsJ gene encoding 30S ribosomal protein S10 has product MDQKIRIKLRAYDHRVLDQSVKEIVDTVKRTGARISGPVPLPTKISRYTVLRSTNQDKKSREQFEIRVHKRLIDIHDPTPETVEALMKLELSAGVDVEIKL; this is encoded by the coding sequence ATGGACCAAAAGATCAGAATAAAATTAAGAGCTTATGATCACAGAGTTCTGGATCAGTCTGTTAAAGAAATAGTGGATACGGTAAAGAGGACAGGTGCAAGGATTTCAGGTCCTGTGCCTTTACCAACAAAGATAAGCAGATACACGGTTTTAAGGTCAACGAATCAGGATAAAAAATCAAGAGAACAATTTGAAATAAGAGTGCATAAAAGATTAATAGATATACATGATCCCACCCCCGAGACAGTGGAAGCTCTTATGAAGTTGGAGCTTTCAGCAGGGGTAGATGTGGAGATAAAGCTATGA
- the tuf gene encoding elongation factor Tu, whose protein sequence is MGKAKFERKKPHVNVGTIGHIDHGKTTLTAAITKYLELKGMAQYRSYDQIDNAPEEKARGITINTAHVEYETEKRHYAHVDCPGHADYIKNMITGAAQMDGSILVVAANDGPMPQTREHILLARQVGVPYIVVFMNKTDMVDDPELLDLVELEVRELLSKYGFPGDEIPVVRGSALKALESSSRDPNAPEYKPIQELLDALDNYIPEPERPIDKPFLMPIEDVFSISGRGTVVTGRVERGIIKVGDEVEIVGLRETRKTVATGIEMFRKILDEGRAGDNIGVLLRGIGKDEVERGMVLAKPGSITPHTKFKAEVYVLTKEEGGRHTPFFNGYRPQFYFRTTDVTGVIKLPEGVEMVMPGDNVNLTVELIAPIAMEEGLRFAIREGGRTVGAGVVTEVLE, encoded by the coding sequence ATGGGAAAGGCAAAGTTTGAGAGGAAGAAGCCGCATGTAAATGTAGGGACAATTGGGCATATTGACCATGGCAAGACCACTTTGACAGCAGCGATAACGAAGTATCTGGAGCTCAAGGGGATGGCGCAGTACAGGAGTTATGATCAGATAGACAATGCACCTGAGGAGAAAGCAAGGGGGATAACGATAAACACAGCGCATGTAGAATATGAGACAGAAAAGCGTCATTATGCGCATGTAGACTGTCCTGGGCATGCAGACTATATAAAGAACATGATAACTGGAGCGGCACAGATGGATGGTTCAATACTTGTAGTAGCTGCAAATGATGGACCAATGCCGCAGACCAGGGAGCACATACTGCTTGCCAGGCAAGTAGGGGTGCCATACATAGTAGTATTTATGAACAAGACAGACATGGTAGATGATCCTGAACTGTTGGACTTAGTAGAACTTGAAGTAAGGGAGCTACTGAGCAAGTATGGATTTCCTGGTGATGAGATACCTGTAGTGAGGGGTAGTGCGCTGAAAGCACTGGAGAGTTCCAGTAGAGATCCGAATGCACCTGAGTATAAACCCATACAGGAATTACTTGATGCGTTGGATAACTACATTCCTGAGCCTGAGAGACCGATAGACAAGCCATTTTTAATGCCCATAGAGGATGTATTTAGCATCTCTGGTCGTGGGACAGTAGTTACAGGGAGAGTAGAAAGAGGGATAATAAAGGTAGGAGATGAAGTAGAGATAGTGGGACTAAGGGAGACACGCAAGACAGTAGCCACAGGGATAGAGATGTTTCGTAAGATACTTGACGAAGGAAGAGCAGGTGACAACATAGGAGTTTTGCTTAGGGGTATAGGCAAGGATGAAGTAGAGCGTGGGATGGTATTGGCTAAGCCAGGGAGTATTACGCCACATACTAAATTTAAGGCAGAGGTTTATGTATTGACGAAGGAAGAAGGTGGTAGGCACACACCCTTTTTCAATGGATACAGGCCGCAGTTTTATTTCAGGACCACAGATGTAACAGGAGTGATAAAGTTACCTGAGGGAGTGGAGATGGTAATGCCTGGTGACAACGTAAATCTCACAGTAGAGTTGATAGCACCTATAGCAATGGAAGAGGGATTGAGGTTTGCCATAAGAGAAGGTGGAAGAACAGTAGGTGCAGGTGTAGTTACAGAGGTGCTGGAGTAA
- the fusA gene encoding elongation factor G, with translation MERFPLEKTRNIGIMAHIDAGKTTTTERILYYTGVTYKIGEVHEGTAVMDWMPQEQERGITITAASTSCMWKDHKINIIDTPGHVDFTIEVERSLRVLDGAIAVFDASAGVEPQSETVWRQADKYKVPRIAFMNKMDKIGADFFMSIESMVEKLGANPVAVQIPIGREDTFRGPIDLIEMKAYYFDDETLGAKFVEDEIPSEYLEGAKKYREKMIEALCDIDDRIMEKYLSGEEITAEEIRAALRKGTIQMKLTPVLCGSAFKNKGVQMLLDAIVYYLPSPLDIPPVKGINPLDGAEISRKPSVDEPLTALAFKIMADPYMGSLTYVRVYSGVLTSGSYVYNSTRNIKERVARIFRMHSNRREEIKEICAGDIAAVVGLKNTLTGDTLCDENNPIVLESIEFPEPVISVAIEPKTKADQEKLSLSLQKISQEDPSFRVSFNEETGQTIISGMGELHLEIIVDRLTREFKVGANVGKPQVAYKETIKMPAKAEGKFIRQTGGRGQYGHVWIEVEPLERGKGFEFVNNIVGGTIPREFIPAVEKGIVEAMEGGVLAGYPVVDVRVTLFDGSYHEVDSSELAFKIAASMAFKDACKKAGLVLLEPIMDVEVVVPEDYMGEVIGDLNSRRGKIQSMEKRGKAQVIRAMVPLAEMFGYATDLRSKTQGRGTYTMQFSHYDEVPKNLTEQIIAKIKGNNK, from the coding sequence ATGGAAAGATTCCCACTTGAGAAGACGAGAAATATTGGTATTATGGCTCATATTGACGCTGGTAAAACAACTACTACTGAGCGAATTCTGTATTATACCGGCGTTACATATAAAATAGGCGAGGTCCACGAAGGCACAGCAGTAATGGACTGGATGCCTCAGGAACAGGAGCGTGGAATAACTATTACTGCAGCATCTACAAGCTGTATGTGGAAAGATCACAAAATCAACATAATAGACACTCCTGGACATGTGGACTTTACAATTGAAGTAGAGAGATCTTTAAGAGTGCTTGATGGAGCTATTGCTGTTTTTGATGCTTCAGCAGGAGTGGAGCCTCAGAGTGAGACTGTTTGGAGACAGGCTGATAAATATAAAGTGCCGAGAATTGCTTTTATGAATAAGATGGATAAAATAGGAGCAGATTTTTTTATGTCAATAGAAAGCATGGTAGAAAAACTCGGTGCTAATCCTGTTGCTGTTCAGATTCCTATTGGCAGAGAAGATACCTTTAGAGGGCCTATAGACCTGATTGAAATGAAAGCTTATTATTTCGACGATGAAACTCTCGGTGCCAAATTTGTAGAAGATGAAATTCCCTCTGAGTATCTTGAGGGGGCAAAAAAATATAGAGAAAAAATGATAGAAGCCCTTTGTGACATAGATGACAGAATTATGGAAAAATATCTTTCTGGGGAGGAGATTACTGCAGAAGAAATAAGGGCTGCCTTAAGAAAAGGAACAATCCAGATGAAGCTCACTCCTGTTTTATGTGGTTCTGCCTTCAAAAATAAGGGAGTTCAAATGCTTCTTGATGCAATTGTTTATTATTTACCTTCTCCTCTTGATATTCCTCCTGTAAAAGGAATAAATCCTCTTGATGGGGCAGAAATATCAAGAAAACCAAGTGTAGATGAACCATTGACAGCTCTTGCATTCAAGATAATGGCAGACCCTTACATGGGTAGTCTTACTTATGTGCGTGTTTACTCAGGAGTTTTAACATCTGGTAGCTATGTATACAATTCCACAAGAAATATAAAGGAAAGAGTTGCACGAATTTTTAGAATGCATTCAAATAGAAGAGAAGAAATAAAAGAAATCTGTGCAGGAGATATCGCAGCTGTCGTAGGTTTAAAGAATACTTTAACAGGAGATACTCTTTGCGATGAAAATAATCCTATTGTTCTTGAATCCATAGAGTTTCCCGAGCCTGTTATCTCTGTTGCTATAGAACCAAAAACAAAAGCAGATCAAGAAAAATTATCTCTTTCATTGCAGAAAATTTCTCAGGAAGATCCTTCTTTCAGGGTAAGCTTTAATGAAGAAACTGGTCAGACAATTATTTCTGGAATGGGAGAGCTTCATCTTGAAATAATTGTTGACAGGCTCACACGAGAATTTAAAGTTGGAGCAAATGTTGGAAAACCTCAGGTTGCCTATAAAGAAACGATTAAAATGCCAGCTAAGGCTGAAGGAAAGTTTATAAGGCAAACTGGTGGACGTGGTCAGTATGGACATGTGTGGATTGAAGTGGAGCCCTTAGAGAGAGGAAAGGGCTTTGAGTTTGTGAATAATATTGTTGGAGGAACTATTCCCAGAGAATTCATTCCTGCTGTTGAAAAAGGTATTGTTGAAGCTATGGAGGGAGGAGTTCTTGCTGGATATCCTGTTGTTGATGTAAGGGTGACTCTTTTTGATGGCTCCTATCATGAGGTTGACTCTTCAGAGCTTGCATTTAAAATTGCTGCTTCAATGGCATTTAAAGATGCTTGTAAAAAAGCTGGACTTGTTTTATTGGAACCAATTATGGATGTAGAAGTGGTAGTTCCAGAAGATTATATGGGTGAGGTGATAGGAGATTTAAATTCAAGACGTGGTAAAATTCAGTCTATGGAAAAAAGAGGAAAAGCACAGGTTATAAGAGCAATGGTTCCTCTGGCAGAAATGTTCGGGTATGCAACTGATTTGAGGTCAAAAACACAGGGTAGAGGCACATATACAATGCAGTTTTCGCATTATGATGAGGTTCCTAAAAATCTTACAGAGCAGATAATTGCTAAGATAAAGGGAAATAACAAATAA
- the rpsG gene encoding 30S ribosomal protein S7, whose amino-acid sequence MPRRGYVPKREVLPDPKYQSKLVSKLINVIMEDGKKSISEKICYGAFEIIREKTGQDPLRVFKQAIENIKPVLEVRPRRVGGATYQVPMEVRPNRRLSLALRWLKTYASQRKEKTMKERLAAEILDAYNNVGASIKKKEETHKMAEANRAFAHYRW is encoded by the coding sequence ATGCCAAGAAGAGGTTATGTTCCAAAAAGAGAAGTTTTACCTGATCCAAAATATCAGAGTAAACTTGTATCAAAATTGATAAATGTAATTATGGAAGATGGTAAAAAATCAATAAGTGAAAAAATATGCTATGGTGCTTTTGAAATTATCAGGGAAAAAACAGGTCAGGATCCATTAAGAGTGTTTAAACAGGCAATTGAAAATATTAAACCTGTTCTTGAAGTAAGGCCTCGTAGAGTTGGAGGTGCTACCTATCAGGTTCCAATGGAAGTAAGACCCAACAGAAGATTAAGTCTTGCATTAAGATGGCTTAAAACATATGCAAGTCAAAGAAAAGAAAAGACAATGAAAGAAAGACTTGCTGCAGAAATATTAGATGCCTACAATAATGTAGGTGCTTCAATAAAGAAAAAAGAAGAAACCCACAAAATGGCAGAAGCCAATAGAGCCTTTGCGCATTATAGGTGGTAA
- the rpsL gene encoding 30S ribosomal protein S12: MPTIAQLVKKGRQKVEKKTKSPALQSCPQKRGVCVRVYTTTPKKPNSALRKVAKVRLTNGVEVIAYIPGEGHNLQEHSIVLVRGGRVKDLPGVRYHIVRGTLDCAGVNNRRQSRSKYGTKRPK; this comes from the coding sequence GTGCCAACAATTGCACAATTAGTAAAAAAAGGCAGGCAGAAGGTTGAAAAGAAAACCAAATCACCTGCTTTGCAATCATGCCCTCAGAAAAGAGGGGTTTGCGTAAGGGTATATACAACAACTCCAAAAAAGCCTAATTCTGCTTTAAGAAAAGTAGCAAAAGTAAGGCTTACTAACGGAGTTGAGGTAATAGCTTATATACCTGGAGAAGGGCACAATTTACAGGAGCATTCAATAGTTCTTGTAAGAGGCGGTAGAGTAAAGGATTTACCAGGTGTTAGATATCATATTGTAAGAGGAACGCTGGATTGTGCAGGTGTTAATAATAGAAGACAGAGTCGTTCAAAATATGGAACTAAAAGACCAAAATAA
- a CDS encoding peptide chain release factor-like protein, with protein MGKFPVTEKKEKELLSEMQKLGIKESDIDEKFIRCSGHGGQKLNKASTGVYLKHKPTGIEVKCTKERSQGLNRFFARRMLVEKLKEYLGIPTEKQKEIEKIRKRKSKYHRNSPD; from the coding sequence ATGGGAAAATTTCCAGTAACTGAAAAGAAAGAAAAAGAGCTTTTAAGTGAAATGCAAAAGCTGGGAATAAAGGAATCAGATATTGATGAGAAGTTTATCAGATGCTCGGGACATGGAGGACAGAAGCTAAATAAAGCTTCTACAGGAGTTTATTTAAAGCATAAACCTACAGGGATTGAGGTAAAATGCACAAAGGAAAGATCCCAGGGATTAAATCGCTTTTTTGCACGCAGAATGCTTGTGGAAAAATTAAAAGAATATTTAGGCATTCCTACAGAAAAACAGAAAGAAATTGAAAAAATAAGGAAGAGAAAAAGCAAGTATCACAGAAATTCTCCTGACTAA
- a CDS encoding HAD family hydrolase translates to MKLILFDIDGTLISAGGAGTRSLNKAFEKVLGIKEAFKNFEMAGKTDIQIIKEGLLLNGIEPSSWLVNDLIESYLENLKIEINNNSKHLKPGVDEFIKLIYYELKYPIGLLTGNLEKGARIKLDPFGLNSFFPTGAFGSDHEDRNKLLPIAVKRFSKTFNNYLDFHHCIVIGDTPRDVACAKPYGAKVIAVATGPYSFETLQKTEADIVIKTLGEINKILPLLS, encoded by the coding sequence ATGAAGCTAATTCTTTTTGATATTGATGGAACTTTAATCAGTGCTGGAGGAGCGGGAACCCGCTCTCTCAATAAAGCTTTTGAAAAGGTTCTTGGAATTAAAGAGGCCTTTAAAAACTTTGAAATGGCTGGTAAAACCGATATCCAGATAATAAAAGAAGGACTTCTGCTTAATGGGATTGAGCCCTCTTCGTGGTTAGTTAATGATTTAATTGAAAGTTATCTTGAAAATCTAAAAATTGAAATCAATAACAATTCAAAGCATTTGAAACCAGGGGTTGATGAATTTATAAAACTCATTTATTATGAATTAAAATATCCAATAGGACTTCTTACAGGAAATCTTGAAAAAGGCGCAAGAATTAAGTTAGACCCCTTTGGCTTAAATTCTTTTTTCCCTACTGGTGCTTTTGGAAGTGACCATGAAGACAGAAACAAGCTTTTGCCCATAGCTGTTAAGAGATTTTCAAAGACATTCAATAATTATTTAGATTTCCATCATTGTATTGTTATTGGCGATACTCCAAGAGATGTAGCCTGTGCAAAGCCCTATGGAGCAAAGGTAATAGCTGTGGCTACAGGCCCTTACAGTTTTGAAACATTACAAAAGACAGAGGCAGACATAGTTATTAAAACTCTTGGAGAAATCAATAAAATTTTGCCACTTCTTTCCTAA
- the aat gene encoding leucyl/phenylalanyl-tRNA--protein transferase: MTVYLLRRDELFFPHPEFADPDGLLAIGGDLSTERLILAYRSGIFPWYNNEPILWWSPPQRPLIFPMLFKMSRSLYQSLKKDIYKVSFDRNFISVIKGCATAPRRDSVGTWITPEMMEAYIKLHKLGYAHSVEVWFEGKIVGGLYGVSIGRAFFGESMFTLMKDASKVALACLVEHLIKNSFYFIDCQITNRHLLSLGAYELPRRVFLVLLDEALKKKDSIEWNKEPEPTSKTAKFLKEKLISRRIYEANSF; this comes from the coding sequence ATGACGGTGTATTTGCTTCGTCGTGATGAATTATTCTTTCCTCATCCAGAATTTGCAGATCCTGATGGATTACTTGCAATTGGTGGAGATCTTAGCACTGAAAGACTTATACTTGCCTACAGGTCAGGAATATTCCCATGGTACAATAATGAACCAATTCTGTGGTGGTCACCTCCTCAGAGACCTCTGATATTTCCCATGCTTTTTAAAATGTCAAGAAGTCTTTATCAGAGTTTGAAAAAAGACATTTATAAAGTTAGTTTTGATAGAAATTTTATCTCTGTTATTAAGGGATGTGCCACAGCTCCAAGAAGGGATTCTGTAGGAACCTGGATTACTCCAGAAATGATGGAGGCTTATATAAAGCTTCATAAACTTGGATATGCTCATTCAGTGGAAGTCTGGTTTGAAGGTAAAATAGTAGGAGGACTGTATGGAGTCTCAATTGGTAGAGCTTTTTTTGGTGAGTCAATGTTTACACTTATGAAAGATGCATCAAAGGTGGCTCTTGCCTGCCTTGTTGAGCATCTGATTAAAAATAGTTTTTATTTTATTGACTGCCAGATTACAAACAGACATTTATTAAGCCTTGGAGCCTATGAATTACCACGAAGAGTCTTTCTTGTCTTACTTGATGAAGCTTTAAAGAAAAAAGATTCAATAGAATGGAATAAAGAGCCAGAGCCTACATCAAAAACTGCAAAATTTCTGAAAGAAAAGTTAATTTCACGGAGGATTTATGAAGCTAATTCTTTTTGA